A region of the Leeuwenhoekiella sp. MAR_2009_132 genome:
ACTAAAGTTAGTTATGAGGAAGAAAGAAGAGATTTTTATAAGTTCATACGTAATCAAGCGTCGTCACTCACCGTAAAACCAGTTTCAAATTTTATTAATCAAATAGATAAAAATATAGAAAACCTTGGTTGGGTAAATATTGAGTATATCTTTTACCAAAACCTTAAAGTTGCTAAGGGAAGTGATATAAACACTTTAAACGCACAACTTGTGCAACTGAAAGGGTATCTTAAAGAATACCTTATAGAAGAACAGGATAAAATAAAAAGTGAATCTTCTTCTTTTTCTCCTTATCGATCTCGTATCTGTCAATCTATTTTACAACAGAATGAATTTAACCCAGAGGTTGATCTAGACAATAAGGAGTTAAAGCTAGGTAAGATCCAGTTCGTAAATTTCAACTATACGAATACGGTTTCAAAACTTATTAAACAATTTGATGCAAGGCAAGAATTAATTACTAACCCTATAATTCAAATACACGGTGGTCTAGATGAATCAATGATATTTGGATATGGTGATGAGGAAGATGATGATTATCCCAGATTAGAAAAAACAGGGGAGAATAAATATTTAGAACACGTAAAATCTTTTAGATATCTTCAAAATTCAGATTATTATGATTTAATCCGCTTTATCAATTCAAGCCCGTATCAGATTATCATTTTAGGACATTCCTGTGGTCTTTCAGACCGTACCATGCTTAAAGAGTTATTTGAAAGTGAAAATTGTTTAAGTATTAAGCCTTTTTACTACCAATGGTCTGAGGAATATGAGGAAGAAGGAGAACCGAGGACTATACTATGCGATGATTATTTTGATAAAGTGATGGAAATTTCCAGACACTTTACTAACAATGGTTTGATGCGTAAAAAATTAGTATCATTTGATAAATGTGAGGTGATGCCTCAGATATTAAATAGGATTTAACTACCTATCAATGCCTTTTTTCAAGCGGCAAATGTATAGTTTGTAATACCGGTATATCAGCGTAATTATGATTGGACGTCAAAAGAATGTAGAGAGCTTGTAAAAGCTTTTTATAACATTTCCTAAATTAGAATATGAACTTTAGCTATTTACAGACAGCTTGAGATAAGAAAGATTTCAGATCCACAATCGGTGAATCCATAGCAAGCATAGAAACCATCGTCCGGCAAAAAAACTAGCCGCATTTCTTATTGATTTATTTGGCATTTAAGTAAAGTGCTTGAGCCATTCTAATAAACAAAAAACCCATCGCTAAAAAAGCGATGGGTTTCCTTTTGCTGAGAAAGAGAGATTTTGTTCCAATATCCCACTTTGAGCATTTTGCAAATGCCTAAGTCTTAAAACAAAAAAACCGCTAGCATAACTGCTGCGGTTTTTGTTATTTCAAGCCTTGCGCTTGATTGCGGAGAAAGAGGGATTCGAACCCCCGGAGGTGTGACCCTCAACAGTTTTCAAGACTGCCGCATTCGACCACTCTGCCATTTCTCCTGAGTGTCTCATCAGCTATTTGCTGATTGCGGGTGCAAATATAGAAAGTTTTTTTGATTATGAACTATACTTTTTAAAGGATTTTTTCATTTAATTATTTTTACCTGTAATAGGTATTTTATCTCCCTTAAAATGAGGCTCTTTGTTAATCGCGAGTTCTAAAAATGCTTTTACATTAGCCACTATTTCCCTAAACCGGTTGCGAGATTCGAGTTCGTACGCTCTGCGATCTCCATTATACCCATAATAATTAAGTCCCATTTGACGGGCAATGTAAATTGCTCTGGGTAAGTGAAAACGTTGAGAGACCACAATCGCATTATCTATCTCAAAGATATAAGACGCGCGATATACCGAGTCGTAGGTATCAAAACCGGCATAATCCATAAAAATAGCTTCTTCAGGTACACCACGCTCTCTAAGGTATTTCTTCATCGCCCTGGGCTCATTATAACTCGTAGAGCCATTGTCGCCACTAAGTAGAAACCGTTTTACTTTTCCATTCTCATAGAGTAATAAAGCAGATTCTACGCGGTCGCGCAACATAGTAGAGAGCTCTCCGCTGGGTAATACACTGGCTCCCAATACAAGTACCGAGTACGCCTCAGGAATTTCTGAAGCTTCATCAAAAATATAAGGTTCGCTGTACGATCTAATACGGTAGGAGAGGGTACTTATAAAAAGTAGCAGCACCACAAACGTGAGTGTTAAATAGCCCAGAAGTTTTAATAAAATTATTTTTTTTAATTGCATACTAAAGGTGTCGCATTTAATAAAAGTAAGATATACATCAGCCCATAAAGATAAGTTACCGCTTTTGATATTTAAGATTTAAAGTAGAATGCTTGTAATAAGTTAATCGTGTATAAATACTTATAAACAGGAACATCTTACCTTTGTACTAAAATGAAGACTATGAATGTAATAACGAGTTTGAAGTGGCGCTATGCAACTAAAAAGTTTGATGCAAAGCGTATTGTTGCAGAAGAAAAAATAAATATTCTTACAGAAGCCTTTAATCTTACTGCTACTTCGTATGGTTTACAACCTTTAAAACTGGTAGTTATTTCAGATAAAGAGTTACAGGAACGTTTATTAACTGCCTCAATGAATCAACGCCAGGTTGCAGACGCTTCGCATTTGCTGGTTATATGTATAGAAAAAACAGTAAAAGCTCCTTTTGTTACCGGCTATTTTGAACGGGTAAAAGAACTGCGCGGTACGCCAGATCTCATTCTTAAACCGTTTAGAGAAATGTTAGAAAATAAATTTGATACACAACCGGAAGATGAGACTAGAGCGTGGGCGATACAACAGGCCTATTTAGCTTTGGGAAATCTGCTTACGGTTTGTGCTGTTGAGCAAATAGATTGCTGCCCTATGGAAGGTTTTGAACCACACAAGTATGATGAGATTCTCAATTTAGGAAATTATGATTTGTCTTCTGTGCTTGTGATGCCTGTGGGTTACCGTGCCGAAGACGATATGTTTGCAGACTTTAAGAAAGTACGCAGACCTCTGGAAGAAACGATTATAAAACTATGATTGATAATTTTGATCTATCATAATGGGTTCTAAAACCTGTATTTTGTATTCATAAACAGGGTTAGGTTTATAAATACGCATAGGGTAATTAAGGGTTTCATCTGGTTTAAGGATGGGCATCCTATTTTTAATAGGATTCGGTTTTAGACCGGGTTTTGTCAACTCTGTTAATGCATCATGGTTTTCAAAAAATTCTAAATATGAAAAGTCTTTGCTATTAAGGTTAAATTTTAAGAAAAGTGAATCCTGCGGAATAAGCTGAATTTGAGGATTTACCTGAGCAGTTAAAATGCCTCCGAAGCAAAAAATAAATAAACCTGAAACGTATAATTTTGCATTCATAGAATTTAGTTTAGTATTTAAAATACGCTAAACATCTATTTGTGTTGCAAAATCAGTTCAGAATCACCTCTAATCGAGTCTTTTAATAGGTTACGCGATCTGTAATTTCAAGTCCGTAGCCTATCATACCCACACGCTTGTGGTCTTCGCTATTAGACAGTAATTTAATTTTGGTAATACCAAGATCGTGTAGAATTTGGGCACCTATTCCAAAATCTTTAAGATCCATTTTTGACGATACTACGTGTTCACGACCAGTTTCCTGTCTTTCTTTTAATTCCGCGAGGCGGAATAATAATTTGTTGGCGATGTTTTCCTGATTGATAAAAACAATAGCTCCTTTACCGGTAGTATTTATTGTTTCAAAAATTTTATCCAGTTTTCGGTCTTGTTCCTGCGTCAGGGTGCTTAGAATGTCATTGTTTACAAAAGTCGAATTTACACGTACCAGCACCGGCTCATCTATAGCCCAGGTTCCTTTTGTAAGTGCAATGTGTATTTGATCATTTGTAGTTTGTTGATACGCTCGCAGTCTAAAACTTCCGTAGCGGGTTTCTATATTGAAATCTTCTTTTTTAACAATTAACGAATCGTGTTGCATACGATACGCAACCAGATCTGCAATAGAAACAATTTTGAGATCAAAATTTTTAGCAACTTTAACGAGTTCTGGCAAACGCGCCATTGTACCGTCTGCGTTCATAATTTCTACAATCACACCGGCGGGAGCAAAGCCTGCCAGACGTGCAAAATCAATAGCAGCTTCGGTATGACCGGTACGACGTAATACGCCACCTTCTTTTGCTTTTAGCGGAAAAATATGACCAGGACGCGTTAAATCCCAGGATCGGGTATCAGGATCTATTAATGCTTGTATGGTTTTAGCTCGGTCTGAAGCACTGATTCCCGTAGTAACACCATTTCCCTTTAAATCTACCGAAACGGTAAAGGCCGTTTCCATAGGATCACTGTTAGTGCCTACCATCATATCGAGTTTCAATTCTTTACAACGCTCTTCGGTAATGGGAGTGCATATAAGACCGCGACCATGCGTAGCCATAAAATTGATCATCTCTGGGGTAACCATCTCTGAAGCAGCAAGAAAATCACCTTCGTTCTCGCGATCTTCATCGTCTACAACAATAATAACCTTGCCATTTTTAATATCTGCAATAGCTTCTTCTATGGTATTCAATTTAATATCCCGGGTTATGGTTTGCGTATTCATGCTTTCAATTTAGAATTGTAAAGGTACGATTTAGCGCTGTGAGCGTATATTAATCGTGGTAAAAAAGAACCTGTGGTAGGTTATTGCGCATCATTTTTTAGCAAGACTTCTGCAGCTTCTTTAAACTGAATAGAATAGCCATACTGTTTGTAATTTGCTACAATATCTTCAAGCTCTTGCCGGGTTTTAACCTTTAGAATGGCTTTTTCTGCATTTGATAATTCAGAATCTTTTAAAGGTTGCGTTTGGTCTGTTGCAATCTTATCTTTTTTTCTGAAGAGTTTTTTTACGGGATCGAGAAAGCCGTCCAGATCAAATAATCCTTGATCTGTAGTTGCTCTATAGGTCAAATATACACCTAACGGAAACAAGATTAAGGTACTTAACCAGCTTGCAAGCCAGGCTGAAATACTGCCATCTTCTGCACTGTTTTTAGCAAAAATACCTATAAAGTGATAGGTTAAAAACAGTACTACACCTACAACAATAGGAAGGCCAAGGCCACCTTTACGTATGATCGCACCTAGTGGCGCTCCCACAAAAAAGAGTATAATACATCCAAAGGCAAGTACAAATTTCTCGTGAAGTGCTATTTCATATTTACTTAAGACTTTAACTTTTTGACCGTTTGTAATTTTATCATTTTTGACGTCGTTGATTTCATTTTTTATTTTAGCCAACGTTCGGTCAAGCAGTTGCATTTTTTCAGTGTCCTTAAAATTCTCAAGTAACTCTGTATTTAAAACTCTACTGGTATCAATAGGAATATTTGCTAAATAGGAAGAATCTAAATTTTGCAAATACATCTCTCGTATTTGTCCTGTTCCTAAGGTTTTGAGATGGTTATTGTAGCTTTTTGAAATATCAACCAGGGTATCGCGCAGTTGCATTACCGTAAGCATTGTATAGGCGTTGTCGATACTTTTCTCATCCATATCTACATTATCAAGTTCAGATAAGTCAATATTTATGGTGTAAGTCTCAAAATAGCTCTTTACAAAAGGTTCTCTTTTTTGCTTATTGTAATCTCTTTGCTCGACTTCATCATAGTAGTTTCCGTCAATTAATTTAAGGGAAAGAATATTGTCTCCTTCAGCGCTTATGAGTTCGCCTTCACGTGCTTTAATTACGGTGTAGTTTCCTATACGGGTAGGGTCTTTCTCATAGATAATAACATCTTTTAAAAACTGACCGTTTTCTCCCTGTTTATCTGCAACTTTTATGACATAGCCGTCTGCAATATCTGTGTATTGGCCTTTTGTAATCGCCATCGCCGGTTTTACCTGTGCAATATTTCTACGCAGGTTTAGGGACTGAAACTCTGCCGCCGGAATCACATAATTAGCAAACATAAATGACGTGATAGCGAGCCCAATAATAAATACCGTAAGACTTCGCATAGCGCGCTGCAATGAAATACCTGTAGATTTCATTGCAGCGAACTCATAATTCTCAGCAAAATTACCAAAGGTCATAATGCTGGTAAGCAATACTGTAAGCGGTAGCACTAACGTTACAAGACGCGGTGAGAAATACATTAAAAACTTTATAATAATTACAAAGTCCAGATCTTTGCCAGCAAGCTCCTTAATGTACAACCACACCGTCTGAAGTACAAAAATGAACATCAGAATGATGAATGTACTCAGAAAGTTTTTAATGAATGTTGTTAGTATGTAACGGTCCAGTATTTTCACAAAACTAATCTAGCCTGTTGATGTAGTAATCTGCGTATTTCTTCTCGTCAAAAACAAATAAGTTGCCTGGTACAGGCTGGTCTGTTTTAAAAGAGTTTACGGTAATGGTAATTTTGGTACCGTTTTTTTGCGTCATTATGAGACGGTAAATATGCTTGGTTTGTGCATCTACACCTAATAAAGCAGATTTTAATTCGCTAT
Encoded here:
- the ribB gene encoding 3,4-dihydroxy-2-butanone-4-phosphate synthase, with the protein product MNTQTITRDIKLNTIEEAIADIKNGKVIIVVDDEDRENEGDFLAASEMVTPEMINFMATHGRGLICTPITEERCKELKLDMMVGTNSDPMETAFTVSVDLKGNGVTTGISASDRAKTIQALIDPDTRSWDLTRPGHIFPLKAKEGGVLRRTGHTEAAIDFARLAGFAPAGVIVEIMNADGTMARLPELVKVAKNFDLKIVSIADLVAYRMQHDSLIVKKEDFNIETRYGSFRLRAYQQTTNDQIHIALTKGTWAIDEPVLVRVNSTFVNNDILSTLTQEQDRKLDKIFETINTTGKGAIVFINQENIANKLLFRLAELKERQETGREHVVSSKMDLKDFGIGAQILHDLGITKIKLLSNSEDHKRVGMIGYGLEITDRVTY
- a CDS encoding NAD(P)H-dependent oxidoreductase yields the protein MNVITSLKWRYATKKFDAKRIVAEEKINILTEAFNLTATSYGLQPLKLVVISDKELQERLLTASMNQRQVADASHLLVICIEKTVKAPFVTGYFERVKELRGTPDLILKPFREMLENKFDTQPEDETRAWAIQQAYLALGNLLTVCAVEQIDCCPMEGFEPHKYDEILNLGNYDLSSVLVMPVGYRAEDDMFADFKKVRRPLEETIIKL
- a CDS encoding AbiH family protein — encoded protein: MEYKQELIVNKLVLLGNGFDLALGLRTGYADFMYWLKKKLILEAFQYPGRRASRHYYGYLENDIYTIEIPGTTEQNWGIWLTQYKNTKVSYEEERRDFYKFIRNQASSLTVKPVSNFINQIDKNIENLGWVNIEYIFYQNLKVAKGSDINTLNAQLVQLKGYLKEYLIEEQDKIKSESSSFSPYRSRICQSILQQNEFNPEVDLDNKELKLGKIQFVNFNYTNTVSKLIKQFDARQELITNPIIQIHGGLDESMIFGYGDEEDDDYPRLEKTGENKYLEHVKSFRYLQNSDYYDLIRFINSSPYQIIILGHSCGLSDRTMLKELFESENCLSIKPFYYQWSEEYEEEGEPRTILCDDYFDKVMEISRHFTNNGLMRKKLVSFDKCEVMPQILNRI
- a CDS encoding LptF/LptG family permease codes for the protein MKILDRYILTTFIKNFLSTFIILMFIFVLQTVWLYIKELAGKDLDFVIIIKFLMYFSPRLVTLVLPLTVLLTSIMTFGNFAENYEFAAMKSTGISLQRAMRSLTVFIIGLAITSFMFANYVIPAAEFQSLNLRRNIAQVKPAMAITKGQYTDIADGYVIKVADKQGENGQFLKDVIIYEKDPTRIGNYTVIKAREGELISAEGDNILSLKLIDGNYYDEVEQRDYNKQKREPFVKSYFETYTINIDLSELDNVDMDEKSIDNAYTMLTVMQLRDTLVDISKSYNNHLKTLGTGQIREMYLQNLDSSYLANIPIDTSRVLNTELLENFKDTEKMQLLDRTLAKIKNEINDVKNDKITNGQKVKVLSKYEIALHEKFVLAFGCIILFFVGAPLGAIIRKGGLGLPIVVGVVLFLTYHFIGIFAKNSAEDGSISAWLASWLSTLILFPLGVYLTYRATTDQGLFDLDGFLDPVKKLFRKKDKIATDQTQPLKDSELSNAEKAILKVKTRQELEDIVANYKQYGYSIQFKEAAEVLLKNDAQ
- a CDS encoding vancomycin high temperature exclusion protein gives rise to the protein MQLKKIILLKLLGYLTLTFVVLLLFISTLSYRIRSYSEPYIFDEASEIPEAYSVLVLGASVLPSGELSTMLRDRVESALLLYENGKVKRFLLSGDNGSTSYNEPRAMKKYLRERGVPEEAIFMDYAGFDTYDSVYRASYIFEIDNAIVVSQRFHLPRAIYIARQMGLNYYGYNGDRRAYELESRNRFREIVANVKAFLELAINKEPHFKGDKIPITGKNN